From Hymenobacter sedentarius, a single genomic window includes:
- a CDS encoding TonB-dependent receptor produces the protein MKNLLLLLLLVLGGLTAQAQKITVTGRVVGASGEGLPGSTVLERGTSNGTSTGGNGEFSLSVAPEATLTIQAIGFKAQQVPVNGRTTLPDVQLVAAAQDLNEVVVTGSRASEGRSNILTTAPVDVISAREIKAYAQIDVAQILSYVAPSFQSSRQTITDGTDHIDPASLRGLGPDQVLVLVNGKRRHNSSLVNINGSIGRGSVGTDLNAIPTASIKRIEVLRDGAAALYGSDAIAGVINIQLKDDSTGVTASSTVGQTTKGDGDVFQADANVGIGLGGRGFVDVSGQFQNHSYFNRGLPDTAPLIYLGGSGGQYPASANTEQARRDLKAQDDALVKQNGFNRNDLRVGSADTRNYGGFLNSEYRLGGGLTAYLSGGVTHRTGKSAGFNRLPNQPTQSDLTIFPNGFLPFINTKINDQSAIVGLRKGLGGFAADLSNTFGRNELRYDISNSVNASLPQGPGIRNQTEFYAGTLIFSQNTTNLGLARKFSEVGPLATLNVAFGGEFRVDRFQIKAGEPNSYINGGRLIGTTPTASGSQVFPGYQPTDAVDKSRTNVAGYVDLESDVTEKLLVHAAGRLERYSDFGTSVSGQAAARFTLVEGLSLRGSIGNGFRAPSLQQRYFTNVSTQFISGLPNQILTVNNENPIVRNAFGGSGQQGFGVGALKQENSRNYSLGLTARVAQTVTLTVDAYQIDIDDRIVLSSSFARSNATVNTILGSLPVSRVQFFANAVNTRTQGLDIVANERLVLGEKSRLGLTAAANFNQTTVRSFNSTSSTINNDQTVGTGNLQNTLFDRQQRTRLESGNPRSKINLSANYNYGIFGIEARTVRFGEVQYKDADPARSFLDQTFAAKWITDVTLSAQIIKQVSLLVGINNLFDVYPDKFIQNPRNFETNFSVDPTLSYNSTLDNTNRGRFVYQANQFGFQGAFYFARVNVAF, from the coding sequence ATGAAAAATCTTTTACTTCTTCTGCTGTTGGTCCTGGGTGGGCTGACGGCGCAGGCCCAGAAAATAACCGTGACCGGCCGGGTGGTGGGGGCGTCGGGCGAAGGCCTGCCCGGCTCCACGGTGCTGGAGCGCGGCACTTCCAACGGAACTTCTACGGGCGGCAACGGCGAGTTTTCGCTTTCCGTCGCGCCCGAGGCCACGCTCACCATTCAGGCCATTGGCTTCAAGGCCCAGCAGGTGCCGGTGAACGGCCGCACCACCCTGCCCGACGTGCAACTCGTGGCCGCGGCCCAGGACCTGAACGAGGTGGTGGTGACGGGCTCCCGCGCCAGCGAGGGCCGCTCCAACATCCTGACCACGGCGCCGGTCGACGTGATTTCGGCCCGCGAAATCAAGGCGTACGCCCAGATTGACGTGGCCCAGATTCTGTCCTACGTGGCGCCGTCGTTCCAGTCGTCGCGCCAGACCATTACGGACGGTACCGACCACATCGACCCCGCCAGCCTGCGCGGCCTCGGCCCCGACCAGGTATTGGTCCTCGTGAACGGCAAGCGCCGCCACAATTCGTCCCTGGTAAACATCAACGGCTCCATCGGCCGCGGCTCGGTGGGCACCGACCTGAACGCCATTCCCACGGCCAGCATCAAGCGCATTGAGGTGCTGCGCGACGGCGCGGCGGCCCTCTACGGCTCCGACGCCATTGCCGGCGTGATTAACATCCAGCTCAAGGATGACTCCACCGGCGTAACGGCCAGCAGCACCGTGGGCCAGACCACCAAAGGCGACGGCGACGTTTTCCAGGCCGACGCCAACGTGGGCATTGGCCTGGGCGGGCGCGGCTTTGTGGACGTGAGCGGCCAGTTTCAGAACCACAGCTATTTCAACCGCGGCCTGCCCGACACCGCCCCGCTCATTTACCTGGGCGGCAGCGGCGGCCAGTACCCGGCCAGCGCCAATACGGAGCAGGCCCGCCGCGACCTCAAGGCCCAGGACGACGCCCTGGTGAAGCAGAATGGCTTTAACCGCAACGACCTGCGCGTGGGCAGCGCCGATACCCGCAACTACGGCGGCTTCCTGAACTCGGAGTACCGGCTGGGTGGGGGCCTGACGGCTTACCTCTCGGGCGGCGTGACGCACCGCACCGGCAAATCGGCCGGCTTCAACCGCCTGCCCAACCAGCCCACGCAAAGCGACCTGACCATTTTCCCGAACGGCTTCCTGCCCTTCATCAACACCAAAATCAACGACCAGTCGGCTATTGTGGGGCTGCGCAAGGGCCTTGGGGGCTTCGCGGCCGACTTGAGCAACACCTTTGGCCGCAACGAGCTGCGCTATGATATCAGCAACAGCGTGAACGCCTCGCTGCCGCAGGGCCCGGGCATCCGCAACCAAACCGAGTTCTACGCCGGTACCCTGATATTCAGCCAGAACACCACCAACCTGGGCCTGGCGCGCAAATTCTCCGAAGTGGGTCCGCTGGCTACGCTGAACGTGGCCTTTGGCGGCGAGTTCCGGGTGGACCGCTTTCAGATTAAAGCCGGCGAGCCCAACTCCTACATCAACGGCGGGCGCCTGATTGGCACCACGCCCACGGCCTCGGGCTCGCAGGTGTTCCCCGGCTACCAGCCCACCGATGCCGTGGACAAGTCGCGTACCAACGTAGCCGGCTACGTGGACTTGGAAAGCGACGTAACCGAGAAGCTGCTGGTGCACGCGGCCGGCCGCCTGGAGCGCTACAGCGACTTTGGTACCAGCGTGAGCGGCCAGGCCGCTGCCCGCTTTACCCTCGTGGAGGGGCTGTCCCTGCGCGGCTCCATTGGCAACGGCTTCCGGGCGCCTTCGCTGCAGCAGCGCTACTTCACCAACGTCAGCACCCAGTTCATCAGCGGCCTGCCCAACCAGATTCTAACCGTGAACAACGAAAACCCCATCGTGCGCAACGCCTTCGGGGGCAGCGGCCAGCAGGGCTTTGGGGTGGGGGCGCTCAAGCAGGAAAACTCGCGCAACTACAGCCTGGGCCTCACCGCCCGCGTGGCCCAGACCGTGACCCTGACCGTGGACGCCTACCAGATTGACATCGACGACCGCATCGTGCTCTCCTCGTCGTTTGCCCGCTCCAACGCTACCGTAAACACCATCCTGGGCTCGCTGCCCGTGAGCCGCGTGCAGTTCTTTGCCAACGCGGTGAACACGCGTACCCAAGGCCTCGACATTGTGGCCAACGAGCGGCTGGTACTCGGCGAGAAAAGCCGCTTGGGCCTAACGGCGGCGGCCAACTTCAACCAGACCACCGTGCGCAGCTTCAACAGCACGTCGTCCACCATCAACAACGACCAGACGGTCGGGACCGGCAACCTGCAAAATACCCTGTTTGACCGCCAGCAGCGCACGCGCCTCGAGTCGGGCAACCCGCGCAGCAAAATCAACCTGTCGGCCAACTACAACTACGGCATCTTCGGCATCGAGGCCCGCACCGTGCGTTTCGGCGAGGTGCAGTACAAGGACGCCGACCCGGCCCGCTCGTTTCTGGACCAGACCTTCGCCGCCAAATGGATTACCGACGTGACCCTGAGCGCGCAAATCATCAAGCAGGTAAGCCTGCTGGTGGGCATCAACAACCTGTTTGATGTGTATCCGGACAAGTTCATCCAGAACCCGCGCAACTTTGAGACGAACTTTTCGGTCGACCCCACCCTGAGCTACAACTCGACCCTGGACAACACCAACCGCGGCCGCTTTGTGTACCAGGCCAACCAGTTCGGTTTCCAGGGAGCCTTCTACTTTGCCCGCGTCAACGTAGCGTTTTAA
- a CDS encoding OmpA family protein: MKNFSPALLALSLLAAPALNSCVTAKKYDDLSARQKADADGKATAERQYLGATAELKKASDELAQLRLTQKRLVTDSAETGAAYRKTRTLYNELNNSYDKLLKNSDRELANKSSDYNKVAKDLARREAELGELDTNLQKSKADNDRLAADLKVREARLTELTKALAEKDKAVNDLKARVSKALLSFNSSDLQVKLKDGKVYVSLSEQLLFKSGSTKVDPKGQEALKKLATVLQEQKDVNVVVEGHTDNVPILRGTAGLTDNWDLSALRATEIARLLTSSGVPPARVTASGRGQYVPVASNDTPQNKAMNRRTEIILTPKLDDLFQILDSNSATPAAAK, translated from the coding sequence GTGAAAAACTTCTCCCCTGCCCTGCTGGCCCTGTCGCTGCTGGCGGCGCCCGCCCTCAACAGCTGCGTAACCGCCAAGAAATACGACGACCTGAGCGCCCGCCAGAAGGCCGACGCCGACGGCAAAGCCACCGCCGAGCGCCAGTACCTCGGTGCCACGGCCGAGCTCAAGAAAGCCTCCGATGAGCTGGCCCAACTGCGCCTCACCCAAAAGCGCCTCGTGACCGACTCAGCCGAAACCGGCGCTGCCTACCGCAAAACCCGCACCCTCTACAACGAGCTCAACAACAGCTACGACAAACTGCTCAAGAACAGCGACCGGGAGCTGGCCAACAAGTCGTCGGACTACAACAAAGTGGCCAAGGACCTGGCCCGCCGCGAAGCCGAGCTGGGCGAGCTCGACACCAACCTACAAAAGAGCAAAGCCGACAACGACCGCCTCGCCGCCGACCTCAAGGTGCGCGAAGCCCGGCTCACCGAGCTAACGAAAGCCCTGGCCGAAAAGGACAAGGCCGTAAACGACCTGAAGGCCCGCGTGAGCAAGGCCTTGCTCAGCTTCAACTCCAGCGACTTGCAGGTGAAGCTGAAAGACGGCAAGGTGTACGTCTCGCTTTCCGAGCAGCTGCTGTTCAAATCCGGCTCCACGAAAGTGGACCCCAAGGGCCAGGAGGCGCTCAAGAAGCTCGCCACGGTGCTGCAGGAGCAGAAAGACGTGAACGTGGTAGTGGAAGGCCACACCGACAACGTGCCCATCCTGCGCGGCACCGCCGGCCTCACCGACAACTGGGACCTGAGCGCCCTGCGCGCCACCGAAATCGCGCGCCTGCTCACCAGCAGCGGCGTGCCGCCGGCGCGCGTCACGGCCTCGGGCCGCGGCCAGTACGTGCCCGTAGCATCCAACGACACGCCCCAGAACAAGGCCATGAACCGCCGCACCGAAATCATTCTCACCCCCAAGCTCGACGACCTGTTTCAAATTCTGGACAGCAACTCGGCCACCCCGGCAGCGGCCAAGTAA
- a CDS encoding class I fructose-bisphosphate aldolase — MASSLTLSRENEALLTHEALVSKDMIHTPGPDFLDRCFVPGSRTPQVLRSLGAIYNHGRLAGTGYVSILPVDQGIEHTAGSSFGPNPMYFDPENILRLAVEGGCNAVATTFGTFGTVARKYAHKIPFLVKINHNELLTYPNKFDQIMFGSVRQAWDMGATAVGATVYFGSAESNHQIIEVTAAFEEAHRLGMATVLWCYTRNNAFKTSDKDYHVAADLTGQANHLGVTMGADIIKQKLPENNGGFTTLKFGKTFPAMYDKLSGDHPIDLTRYQVLNCYAGRIGLINSGGESLGDGDREAAVKTAIINKRAGGQGLISGRKAFQRPFAEGVDLLNAIQDVYLDPAITIA, encoded by the coding sequence ATGGCCTCCTCCCTCACCCTGAGCCGAGAAAACGAAGCCTTGCTGACGCACGAGGCGCTGGTGAGCAAAGACATGATTCACACCCCCGGCCCCGACTTTCTGGACCGGTGCTTTGTGCCCGGCAGCCGCACGCCGCAGGTGCTGCGCAGCCTCGGGGCCATCTACAACCACGGCCGCCTGGCCGGCACCGGCTACGTCAGCATCCTGCCCGTCGACCAGGGCATCGAGCACACCGCGGGCTCGTCCTTCGGGCCCAACCCGATGTATTTCGACCCCGAAAACATCCTGCGGCTGGCGGTGGAAGGCGGCTGCAACGCCGTGGCCACCACCTTCGGCACCTTTGGCACGGTGGCCCGTAAGTATGCCCACAAAATCCCGTTCTTGGTCAAAATCAACCACAACGAGCTGCTGACCTACCCCAATAAGTTCGACCAAATCATGTTCGGCTCGGTGCGGCAGGCCTGGGACATGGGCGCCACCGCCGTGGGGGCTACTGTGTATTTCGGCTCTGCCGAAAGCAACCATCAGATTATTGAAGTCACGGCCGCCTTCGAGGAGGCCCACCGGCTGGGCATGGCCACCGTGCTGTGGTGCTACACCCGCAACAACGCCTTCAAGACCAGCGACAAAGACTACCACGTAGCGGCTGACCTTACCGGCCAGGCCAACCACCTCGGCGTGACCATGGGCGCCGACATCATCAAGCAGAAGCTACCCGAAAACAACGGCGGCTTCACCACGCTGAAGTTCGGCAAGACCTTCCCGGCCATGTACGACAAGCTCAGCGGCGACCACCCCATCGACCTGACCCGCTACCAGGTGCTCAACTGCTACGCCGGTCGCATCGGGCTCATCAACTCGGGCGGCGAAAGCCTGGGCGACGGCGACCGCGAGGCCGCCGTGAAAACGGCCATCATCAACAAACGGGCCGGGGGGCAGGGGCTCATTTCGGGCCGCAAAGCCTTTCAGCGCCCATTCGCCGAGGGCGTGGACCTGCTGAATGCCATTCAGGATGTTTACCTCGACCCGGCCATCACAATTGCGTAG
- the accD gene encoding acetyl-CoA carboxylase, carboxyltransferase subunit beta produces MAWFKRVEKGIVTPTDQKKETPDGLWHKCPECKTVVTMAEHKRLRYVCGSCNHHDRIDAADYFEFLFDDGQFTELDANLTSGDPLRFVDTKEYPKRIAATEHNTGLKDAVRTAHGLSTGQPLVVAAMDFKFIGGSMGSVVGEKIARAIDFARKNRTPFLMISRSGGARMMEAGYSLMQMAKTSAKLALLSEAGVPYVSLLTDPTTGGVTASFAMLGDFNIAEPGALIGFAGPRVIKETIGKDLPKGFQSAEFVLEHGFLDFIVDRRELKQRLADLLGMLQPAAVAAPEPRDARRASSKAH; encoded by the coding sequence ATGGCCTGGTTTAAGCGCGTAGAAAAGGGCATCGTCACCCCCACTGATCAAAAAAAGGAGACCCCCGACGGCCTCTGGCACAAATGCCCCGAGTGCAAAACGGTGGTGACCATGGCCGAGCACAAGCGGCTGCGGTACGTGTGCGGCTCCTGCAACCACCACGACCGGATTGACGCCGCCGACTACTTCGAGTTCCTGTTCGACGACGGCCAGTTTACCGAGCTCGACGCCAACCTGACGTCCGGCGACCCGCTGCGTTTTGTCGACACCAAGGAATACCCCAAGCGCATTGCCGCCACCGAGCACAACACCGGCCTGAAAGACGCGGTGCGCACGGCCCACGGCCTGTCGACGGGCCAGCCGCTGGTGGTGGCGGCCATGGATTTCAAGTTCATCGGCGGCTCCATGGGCTCGGTGGTAGGCGAGAAAATTGCCCGCGCCATTGACTTTGCCCGCAAAAACCGCACGCCCTTCCTCATGATTTCGCGCTCCGGCGGCGCCCGCATGATGGAAGCCGGCTACTCGCTGATGCAGATGGCCAAAACGTCGGCCAAGCTGGCCCTGCTCTCGGAAGCGGGCGTGCCCTATGTGAGCCTGCTCACCGACCCTACCACGGGCGGCGTCACGGCGTCGTTTGCCATGCTCGGCGACTTTAATATTGCCGAGCCGGGCGCGCTCATCGGCTTTGCCGGGCCGCGCGTTATCAAAGAAACCATCGGCAAGGATTTGCCCAAGGGCTTTCAAAGCGCCGAGTTCGTGCTCGAGCACGGCTTTCTCGATTTCATCGTGGACCGCCGCGAGCTAAAGCAGCGCCTGGCCGATTTGTTGGGCATGCTGCAGCCGGCGGCGGTAGCGGCACCCGAGCCGCGCGATGCCCGTCGGGCTTCATCCAAAGCGCATTAG
- a CDS encoding OmpA family protein, whose amino-acid sequence MNTSKSLLSVLMAFVLLFSSCASTKQTTTQPDLSTNNGTGARKTGMSKTTKGGLIGAGSGAAAGAILGRVIGGGARGTAIGAIVGAAAGGTAGALIGRKMDKQAEDLQRDMKDAKVERVGEGIKITFDSGILFDSNSATLRPASETDITKMAAILQKYPDTNVLIEGHTDNTGSDAINQPLSERRAQAVANSTIAKGVSSSRITTQGYGSTQPVADNSTPEGKQANRRVEIAIYANEKMKKAAEEGRL is encoded by the coding sequence ATGAACACCTCCAAATCTCTTCTTTCCGTGCTGATGGCTTTCGTCCTGTTATTCAGCTCCTGCGCGAGCACGAAGCAGACCACGACCCAGCCCGACCTCTCGACCAACAACGGTACCGGCGCCCGCAAAACCGGCATGAGCAAAACGACCAAAGGCGGCCTGATTGGTGCCGGTAGCGGCGCAGCCGCTGGTGCTATCCTGGGCCGGGTAATCGGTGGCGGTGCCCGCGGCACGGCCATTGGCGCTATTGTGGGTGCTGCAGCCGGTGGCACCGCCGGTGCCCTGATTGGCCGCAAAATGGACAAGCAGGCCGAAGACCTGCAGCGCGACATGAAAGACGCCAAAGTTGAGCGCGTGGGCGAAGGCATTAAAATCACCTTCGACTCGGGCATTCTGTTTGACTCGAATTCGGCCACGCTGCGTCCTGCTTCCGAAACCGACATCACTAAGATGGCCGCTATCCTGCAGAAATACCCCGACACCAACGTGCTGATTGAGGGCCACACCGACAACACCGGTTCGGACGCCATCAACCAACCCCTGAGCGAGCGCCGGGCCCAGGCCGTGGCCAACTCGACCATTGCCAAAGGCGTGTCGTCGAGCCGCATCACCACGCAGGGCTATGGCTCGACCCAGCCGGTGGCCGATAACAGCACCCCCGAAGGCAAGCAGGCCAACCGTCGCGTTGAGATTGCCATCTACGCCAACGAGAAGATGAAGAAAGCTGCCGAAGAAGGCCGCTTGTAA
- a CDS encoding YMGG-like glycine zipper-containing protein, with the protein MKTLKVFFLLVFSFLLLAGSAAQAQTPKKTWSHKAKGAAIGGGAGAVTGAVLGGGKGALIGGAAGAVGGGLLGRRKDKRQDPARYEAYHNKKK; encoded by the coding sequence ATGAAAACGCTCAAGGTATTTTTTCTGCTGGTGTTCTCCTTCCTGCTGCTAGCCGGCTCGGCGGCGCAGGCCCAGACGCCCAAAAAGACGTGGAGCCATAAAGCCAAAGGCGCTGCCATTGGCGGTGGCGCGGGTGCCGTAACGGGCGCAGTGCTCGGCGGTGGCAAGGGCGCCCTCATCGGCGGCGCGGCGGGGGCAGTGGGCGGTGGCCTGCTGGGCCGCCGAAAAGACAAGCGGCAGGACCCGGCCCGCTACGAGGCTTACCACAACAAGAAGAAATAG
- a CDS encoding OmpA family protein, producing MKFLRSSLTFLLALLLLVNNFAQAQSTTVSTDKPKGMSKTLKGGLIGGLGGAVAGGVAGRLIGGKSGTAKGAIIGAAVGGTAGALIGRKMDKAAAELRRDLEGAKVERVGEGIKITFASGILFATNSASLTPDAAGNVSQLAETLKKYADTNVVIEGHTDNTGSDAINQPLSQRRAQAVANTIINEGVDAARITATGYGSTQPVADNTTAAGKAANRRVEVAIFANEKMQKAAKRGQL from the coding sequence ATGAAATTTCTCCGCTCATCACTGACCTTCTTACTGGCACTGCTGCTGTTGGTAAACAACTTTGCCCAAGCCCAAAGCACCACCGTCTCGACTGACAAGCCGAAAGGCATGAGCAAAACCCTCAAAGGCGGCCTCATCGGCGGCTTGGGTGGCGCAGTAGCCGGCGGCGTGGCCGGCCGCCTGATTGGCGGCAAATCCGGTACCGCTAAGGGTGCCATCATTGGTGCTGCCGTGGGTGGTACCGCCGGTGCCCTCATCGGCCGCAAAATGGACAAAGCCGCTGCCGAGCTGCGCCGCGACCTGGAAGGCGCCAAAGTGGAGCGCGTGGGCGAAGGCATCAAAATCACCTTTGCTTCGGGCATCCTGTTCGCCACCAACTCGGCCAGCCTGACCCCGGACGCTGCGGGCAACGTTTCGCAACTGGCCGAAACCCTGAAGAAGTACGCCGACACCAACGTGGTAATTGAAGGCCACACAGACAACACCGGTTCGGACGCCATCAACCAGCCGCTCTCGCAGCGCCGGGCCCAGGCCGTGGCCAACACCATCATCAACGAAGGCGTGGACGCTGCCCGCATCACGGCTACCGGCTACGGCTCGACCCAGCCCGTGGCCGACAACACCACGGCCGCTGGCAAAGCGGCCAACCGTCGCGTGGAAGTAGCCATTTTCGCCAACGAGAAAATGCAGAAAGCAGCCAAGCGCGGCCAGCTCTAA
- a CDS encoding endonuclease III domain-containing protein: MQLNKPVAVLAAGFFYGILAQPVVLHNLARHRRVQRAMPAPAATYASPAAEKAWADHVILDHFYGHLPPEPRRTPMRELVSTILSHRTTHADEELAYDRMLETFGDWPGVLAAPTAELAHAIRTTRWPDTQAPRIQEILRRIQAETGGPFDLDFLADWPLERAMAWLTEMPGIGLKTASLLLLFNYHKPVLPVDTHVHRVAQRVGFLGPKVSVEKAHAVLLALLPADAETLFNFHKHNYWHGQQICFFLRPNCPRCPLKGFCNYYLEHYGEATAEALAATPTQWDPAAWGKLPH; the protein is encoded by the coding sequence ATGCAATTGAACAAACCGGTGGCCGTCCTGGCCGCCGGTTTTTTTTATGGCATTTTAGCTCAACCGGTCGTCCTGCACAACCTTGCCCGGCACCGGCGGGTACAACGAGCCATGCCCGCACCCGCCGCTACCTACGCCTCGCCCGCCGCCGAAAAAGCCTGGGCCGACCACGTCATTCTCGACCATTTCTACGGCCACCTGCCGCCCGAGCCGCGCCGCACGCCCATGCGCGAGCTGGTCTCGACCATTCTTTCGCACCGCACCACCCACGCCGACGAGGAACTGGCCTACGACCGCATGCTGGAAACCTTCGGCGACTGGCCGGGGGTGCTGGCGGCGCCCACGGCCGAGCTGGCCCACGCCATTCGCACCACGCGCTGGCCCGATACGCAGGCGCCGCGCATTCAGGAAATCCTGCGCCGGATTCAGGCCGAAACCGGTGGGCCGTTTGACCTGGACTTTCTGGCCGACTGGCCGCTGGAGCGCGCCATGGCCTGGCTCACCGAAATGCCCGGCATTGGGCTAAAAACGGCGTCGCTGCTGCTGCTTTTTAACTACCACAAGCCCGTGCTCCCCGTGGATACGCACGTGCACCGGGTAGCCCAGCGCGTGGGGTTCCTGGGCCCCAAGGTGTCGGTGGAAAAGGCCCATGCGGTGCTGCTGGCGCTGCTGCCCGCCGATGCCGAAACGCTGTTCAACTTCCACAAGCACAACTACTGGCACGGGCAGCAAATTTGTTTTTTCCTGCGGCCCAACTGCCCGCGCTGCCCCCTGAAGGGCTTTTGCAACTACTACCTGGAGCATTACGGCGAAGCCACCGCTGAGGCGCTGGCTGCTACGCCTACGCAGTGGGACCCGGCTGCCTGGGGCAAGCTGCCGCATTAA
- a CDS encoding radical SAM protein: MRLIKHPVLCNYYVTYRCNAKCAFCDIWEKPSPYITLEDVAQNLRDLKRLGVSVIDFTGGEPLLHRQLPEFLALAREMGFITTVTTNGLLYPKNAEKLRGLVDMLHFSLDSADRATHDLGRGVACYDFVLESIRVAKALGERPDILFTVFRKNLADLEAVYRGITQPNGLVLILNPAFEYGDVETGEQLTPEELDYLSAFGKRKGVYLNEAFIELRRDGGNHVAAPVCRAASTTLVISPSNELVLPCYHLGEQKFPIEGKLFDLYNAPETQRLAALEGRLPACEGCTINCYMQPSFAVETSKYFWQALPSTLKYNWEKGTWKRLIGV, from the coding sequence ATGCGCCTCATTAAGCACCCCGTTCTCTGCAATTACTACGTCACGTATCGCTGCAATGCGAAGTGCGCGTTTTGCGATATCTGGGAAAAGCCCTCGCCCTACATCACGCTGGAGGATGTGGCCCAAAACCTGCGCGACCTCAAGCGGCTGGGCGTTTCGGTGATTGACTTCACCGGCGGCGAGCCCCTGCTGCACCGCCAGCTACCCGAGTTCCTGGCCTTGGCGCGCGAGATGGGCTTCATCACCACCGTGACCACTAACGGGCTGCTGTATCCCAAGAACGCGGAGAAGCTGCGCGGACTGGTGGATATGCTGCACTTTTCGCTTGATTCGGCCGACCGCGCTACCCACGACCTGGGCCGTGGGGTGGCCTGCTACGATTTTGTGCTCGAAAGCATTCGCGTGGCCAAGGCGCTGGGCGAGCGGCCGGACATCCTCTTCACCGTGTTCCGCAAAAACCTGGCGGACCTCGAAGCGGTGTACCGCGGCATTACCCAGCCCAACGGCCTGGTGCTCATCCTCAACCCCGCCTTCGAATACGGCGACGTGGAAACCGGCGAGCAGCTGACGCCCGAAGAGCTGGATTACCTCTCCGCCTTCGGCAAGCGCAAAGGCGTGTACCTGAACGAAGCGTTTATTGAGCTGCGGCGCGACGGCGGCAACCACGTAGCCGCGCCCGTGTGCCGGGCCGCCAGCACCACGCTGGTCATTTCGCCCAGCAATGAGCTGGTGTTGCCCTGCTACCACCTCGGCGAGCAAAAATTTCCAATCGAAGGCAAGCTGTTTGACCTATATAACGCGCCTGAAACGCAGCGCCTGGCGGCTCTCGAAGGCCGGCTGCCGGCCTGTGAGGGCTGTACCATCAATTGCTACATGCAGCCCAGCTTCGCGGTCGAAACGAGCAAGTACTTCTGGCAGGCCCTGCCCAGCACGCTGAAGTATAACTGGGAAAAAGGCACGTGGAAGCGGTTGATTGGGGTGTAG
- a CDS encoding gamma carbonic anhydrase family protein: MPALILPVNGLHPQISPDCFVADNATIVGDVVLGRGCTVWFTAVIRGDVHRIRIGEETNIQDGAVLHCTYQKAPLTIGSRVSIGHRALVHGCTVEDDVLIGMGAIVMDHAVVGTGCIIAAGAVVLENFVCEPGYLYAGVPAKKIKPVTEEQRKGLERTATNYQTYASWLQ; encoded by the coding sequence ATGCCCGCCCTCATCCTCCCCGTAAACGGCCTCCATCCGCAAATTTCGCCCGACTGCTTTGTGGCTGATAATGCTACCATCGTGGGCGATGTGGTGCTGGGCCGGGGCTGCACCGTCTGGTTTACGGCTGTGATTCGCGGCGATGTGCACCGCATCCGCATCGGCGAAGAAACCAATATTCAGGATGGCGCGGTGCTGCACTGCACTTACCAGAAAGCGCCGCTCACCATTGGCAGCCGCGTGAGCATTGGGCACCGCGCCCTCGTGCACGGCTGCACCGTGGAAGATGACGTGCTCATCGGCATGGGCGCCATTGTGATGGACCACGCCGTGGTAGGCACCGGCTGCATTATCGCGGCCGGCGCGGTGGTGCTCGAGAATTTTGTGTGCGAGCCGGGGTACTTGTACGCGGGCGTGCCAGCCAAGAAAATCAAACCCGTGACGGAGGAGCAGCGGAAAGGGCTGGAGCGCACGGCCACCAATTACCAGACTTACGCAAGCTGGTTGCAGTAG
- a CDS encoding NINE protein, with protein MVPRPRVERHKVSHATQLAQRPAPDPARHYSKGLAVLLAVLFGYLGAHLFYLGDRKPALAYLLTTLVCIGLMLIAVPVANSAAFGAGMGGAVVGIFLLLLGAGGIAYVYLRALFDGVRILAGGLEPANGKF; from the coding sequence ATGGTACCAAGGCCGCGGGTTGAGCGGCATAAGGTCTCGCATGCAACTCAGCTGGCTCAACGACCAGCGCCGGACCCTGCGCGACACTACAGCAAGGGCCTGGCCGTGCTCTTGGCGGTACTATTTGGCTATTTGGGGGCACACCTGTTTTATCTAGGCGACCGGAAGCCGGCCCTTGCCTACCTGTTGACCACGCTGGTGTGCATCGGGCTGATGCTAATCGCCGTTCCGGTGGCCAACTCGGCGGCTTTTGGTGCCGGCATGGGCGGGGCGGTTGTGGGCATTTTCCTCCTCCTGTTGGGCGCGGGCGGTATTGCTTATGTGTACCTGCGTGCGCTATTCGACGGCGTGCGCATCCTGGCCGGTGGGCTGGAGCCGGCGAATGGGAAGTTTTAA